In a genomic window of Comamonadaceae bacterium OTU4NAUVB1:
- a CDS encoding glutathione S-transferase family protein, with amino-acid sequence MRQLYIGNKNYSSWSMRPWVLMKQAGIAFEEVRVRFDSFAPGSAFRRVVDPLNPAGTVPVLVDDGLAVADTLAICEYLAETHPGLALWPADRARRAQARALCAEMHAGFRALRAHCGMNIEADLSTQGRIVMRDQPGVRADLARITGMWSGLLAAHGGPMLFGDFGIVDAYYAPVATRITTYALPVPPDVAAYVERVLALPGVRAWIDDALAEHDFVDFDEPYRAAP; translated from the coding sequence ATGCGCCAGCTCTACATCGGCAACAAGAACTACTCTTCCTGGTCGATGCGCCCGTGGGTGCTGATGAAGCAGGCCGGCATCGCGTTCGAGGAGGTGCGGGTGCGCTTCGACTCGTTCGCCCCCGGCTCGGCGTTCCGCCGCGTGGTCGACCCGCTCAACCCGGCGGGCACCGTGCCCGTGCTGGTCGACGACGGCCTCGCCGTGGCCGACACGCTGGCGATCTGCGAGTACCTGGCCGAGACGCATCCCGGGCTCGCCCTGTGGCCGGCCGACCGCGCGCGGCGCGCCCAGGCCCGTGCCCTGTGCGCGGAGATGCACGCGGGTTTTCGCGCACTGCGCGCGCATTGCGGCATGAACATCGAGGCCGATCTGTCGACGCAGGGCCGCATCGTGATGCGCGACCAGCCCGGCGTGCGTGCCGACCTGGCACGCATCACGGGCATGTGGAGCGGGTTGCTGGCCGCGCACGGCGGTCCGATGCTGTTCGGCGACTTCGGCATCGTCGACGCCTACTACGCGCCGGTCGCCACCCGGATCACGACCTACGCCCTGCCGGTGCCACCGGACGTGGCGGCCTACGTCGAGCGGGTGCTGGCGCTGCCGGGCGTGCGCGCCTGGATAGACGACGCCCTGGCCGAGCACGACTTCGTCGACTTCGACGAGCCCTACCGCGCGGCGCCCTGA
- a CDS encoding MgtC/SapB family protein, with the protein MRWLDEVGDTVAAEFSDFGDVAQITRIVVRLGLAALLGFALGFEREQRGKAAGIRTHMLVAIGSALFVLVPQSSGIVAADMSRVIQGLIAGVGFLCAGTILKSGREEQQVQGLTSAAGLWTTAAIGMACGLGREMMALFSTLLALAVLGLMPRLVGLVERALGDPGDKPRTPPQR; encoded by the coding sequence ATGCGCTGGCTCGACGAGGTCGGCGACACCGTCGCGGCCGAGTTCTCCGACTTCGGCGACGTGGCCCAGATCACCCGCATCGTGGTGCGCCTCGGGCTCGCGGCCCTGCTCGGCTTCGCGCTGGGCTTCGAGCGCGAGCAGCGCGGCAAGGCCGCCGGCATCCGCACGCACATGCTGGTGGCCATCGGGTCGGCGCTGTTCGTGCTGGTGCCCCAGAGCAGCGGCATCGTCGCGGCCGACATGAGCCGGGTGATCCAGGGACTGATCGCGGGCGTCGGTTTCCTGTGCGCGGGCACCATCCTCAAGAGCGGGCGCGAGGAACAGCAGGTCCAGGGCCTGACCAGCGCGGCCGGCCTGTGGACGACCGCCGCCATCGGGATGGCCTGCGGGCTGGGCCGCGAGATGATGGCCCTGTTCAGCACCCTGCTGGCGCTGGCGGTGCTGGGGCTGATGCCGCGCCTGGTCGGCCTGGTCGAGCGCGCGCTGGGCGACCCCGGGGACAAGCCGAGGACGCCGCCGCAGCGCTGA
- a CDS encoding lytic transglycosylase domain-containing protein yields MQFPSILASRRLAPLSLAGALVLAFASLLQPARAQDASDDTLLQMRQAFQRGDKARLSALLPQARGHALEPWAAYWELKARLQEAGAPEVQDFLSRYAGTYQEDRLRNDWLLLLGQRRDWDGFAGMHPLYRMRDDAQVRCYAILVDMLRTGVGTRAQADEVRDLWLRQREAEDGCLTAADRLVAARLIAPEDVWKKARLAIEANRPQAARDAIALVAPEALATFAQVNASAGKFLAGAVMAASTERKEMVVLALIKVAIADADTAAGLLDGKWGLMLKPEERNWVWGAIGRQAATKLSPLANTYYANVTKNADLSDDMLGWKVRAALRAGQWKDVQAAVAAMGESARQDPTWVYWHARALDALGGDERRAQARVLLEGIAGTRGFYEMLAQEDLGRPIVAAPRPAPLTAEERQAARANPALARGLYAISIGLRADGVREWNYATSLHDKGGLGDRELLAAADLACQREVWDRCINTSERTRDVIDVQQRFPMPFRDTVLRKSRDIGLDPAYVYGLIRQESRFIMDARSGVGASGLMQVMPATARWTANKIGLAGFTPNQINDRETNITIGTSYLKLALDDFDGSMALAAAAYNAGPGRPRAWRNGPVMDAAIWAENVPFSETRDYVKKVLANTTNYAALITGQPQSLRARLGRVGPRDAREPEPNRDLP; encoded by the coding sequence ATGCAGTTCCCAAGCATTCTGGCATCCCGGCGCCTCGCTCCCTTGTCCCTGGCCGGCGCACTCGTCCTCGCCTTCGCCTCGCTGCTCCAGCCGGCCCGGGCCCAGGACGCCTCCGACGACACGCTCCTCCAGATGCGCCAGGCGTTCCAGCGCGGCGACAAGGCCCGCCTGTCGGCGCTGCTGCCGCAGGCGCGCGGCCATGCGCTCGAACCCTGGGCCGCCTACTGGGAACTGAAGGCGCGGCTGCAGGAGGCGGGCGCGCCCGAGGTGCAGGATTTCCTCTCGCGCTACGCCGGGACCTACCAGGAGGACCGGCTGCGCAACGACTGGCTGCTGCTGCTGGGCCAGCGCCGCGACTGGGACGGTTTCGCCGGCATGCATCCGCTCTACCGCATGCGCGACGACGCGCAGGTGCGCTGCTACGCGATCCTGGTGGACATGCTCAGGACCGGCGTCGGCACCCGCGCCCAGGCCGACGAGGTGCGCGACCTGTGGCTGCGCCAGCGCGAGGCCGAGGACGGCTGCCTCACGGCCGCCGACCGCCTCGTCGCCGCGCGCCTGATCGCCCCGGAGGACGTCTGGAAGAAGGCGCGCCTGGCCATCGAGGCCAACCGGCCGCAGGCCGCGCGCGACGCCATCGCGCTGGTCGCGCCCGAGGCGCTCGCGACCTTCGCGCAGGTCAACGCCAGCGCGGGCAAGTTCCTCGCCGGCGCCGTCATGGCCGCCTCGACCGAACGCAAGGAGATGGTGGTGCTGGCGCTGATCAAGGTCGCCATCGCCGATGCCGACACGGCCGCCGGGCTGCTCGACGGCAAGTGGGGCCTGATGCTCAAGCCGGAGGAGCGCAACTGGGTCTGGGGCGCCATCGGGCGGCAGGCCGCGACCAAGCTGTCGCCGCTGGCCAACACCTACTACGCCAACGTCACGAAGAACGCCGACCTGTCCGACGACATGCTCGGCTGGAAAGTGCGCGCCGCCCTGCGCGCCGGCCAGTGGAAGGACGTCCAGGCCGCCGTCGCGGCGATGGGCGAAAGCGCCCGCCAGGACCCGACCTGGGTCTACTGGCACGCCCGCGCGCTCGACGCCCTGGGCGGCGACGAGCGGCGCGCCCAGGCCCGCGTCCTGCTCGAAGGCATCGCCGGCACGCGCGGCTTCTACGAGATGCTGGCGCAGGAGGACCTGGGCCGGCCCATCGTCGCGGCCCCGCGCCCGGCGCCGCTCACGGCCGAGGAGCGCCAGGCCGCCCGCGCCAACCCGGCGCTCGCGCGCGGCCTCTACGCGATCTCGATCGGCCTGCGCGCCGATGGCGTGCGCGAGTGGAACTACGCCACCAGCCTGCACGACAAGGGCGGCCTGGGCGACCGCGAACTGCTCGCGGCCGCCGACCTGGCCTGCCAGCGCGAGGTCTGGGACCGCTGCATCAACACCAGCGAGCGCACCCGCGACGTCATCGACGTCCAGCAGCGCTTTCCGATGCCCTTTCGCGACACGGTGCTGCGCAAGAGCCGCGACATCGGCCTCGACCCGGCGTACGTCTACGGCCTGATCCGCCAGGAGAGCCGCTTCATCATGGACGCCCGCTCGGGCGTCGGCGCCTCCGGGCTGATGCAGGTGATGCCGGCGACGGCGCGCTGGACGGCCAACAAGATCGGCCTCGCGGGCTTCACGCCCAACCAGATCAACGACCGCGAGACCAACATCACGATCGGCACCAGCTACCTCAAGCTGGCGCTGGACGACTTCGACGGCTCCATGGCGCTCGCCGCGGCCGCCTACAACGCCGGCCCGGGCCGCCCGCGCGCCTGGCGCAACGGTCCGGTCATGGATGCCGCCATCTGGGCCGAGAACGTGCCGTTCTCCGAGACCCGCGACTACGTGAAGAAGGTGCTGGCCAACACCACCAACTACGCCGCGCTCATCACTGGCCAGCCGCAGTCGCTGCGCGCGCGGCTCGGGCGGGTCGGCCCGCGCGACGCGCGCGAACCCGAGCCCAACCGCGACCTGCCCTGA
- a CDS encoding 5-formyltetrahydrofolate cyclo-ligase, whose product MDKAHDGNAHEGRAQTAAFLKSQLRAALIEQRLGLPDRERRADLLQRVMRIWLVGRPDTVIGAYWPIKGEFDPLPALHRWKEDGELLDEPHRRRIGLPVVDRVSKTLSFHSWYPGCPMENDAYDIPKPKDTELIVPTLLFVPCLGYSAGGYRLGYGGGFYDRTLAALSPRPFTVGLGFTHGFLDEYEPEAHDLPLDAILNDNGVVWPVG is encoded by the coding sequence ATGGACAAGGCACACGATGGAAACGCACACGAGGGCCGCGCGCAGACCGCGGCCTTCCTCAAGTCTCAGTTGCGCGCGGCACTGATCGAACAGCGCCTGGGACTGCCCGACCGGGAGCGGCGCGCGGACCTGCTCCAGCGCGTGATGCGCATCTGGCTGGTCGGCCGGCCCGACACCGTGATCGGCGCCTACTGGCCGATCAAGGGCGAGTTCGATCCGCTGCCGGCGCTGCACCGCTGGAAGGAGGACGGCGAGCTGCTCGACGAGCCGCACCGTCGCCGCATCGGCCTGCCGGTGGTCGACCGCGTGAGCAAGACGCTGAGCTTCCACTCGTGGTATCCGGGCTGTCCGATGGAGAACGACGCCTACGACATCCCCAAGCCCAAGGACACCGAGCTCATCGTGCCGACCCTGCTGTTCGTGCCCTGCCTGGGCTACAGCGCGGGCGGCTACCGGCTGGGCTACGGCGGCGGTTTCTACGACCGCACCCTGGCGGCGCTGTCGCCACGGCCGTTCACGGTCGGCCTGGGTTTCACGCACGGCTTCCTCGACGAGTACGAGCCCGAGGCGCACGACCTGCCGCTGGACGCCATCCTCAACGACAACGGCGTCGTCTGGCCGGTGGGCTGA
- a CDS encoding LysR substrate-binding domain-containing protein, whose amino-acid sequence MQFSQTHLRTRPIAAGQLRAFEAVARHLNFRAAADEMALTQSAVSRQIQAIEEDVGVVLFLRHTRAVELTSAGAQLLLAVQQALPRIDGAVRQIRQSAGRQSVSLTTFASFASMWLIPRLEAFQREQPGIDIRIDASDAAVDLDVADVDIALRYGPREHMPPGALRLFGETLTPLASPWLLKSSPPIREPADLAAFTLIEAGDAHRTHLEWLTWRRWFERHGVTRAQPRRWLYFNYAYQMVQAALTGQGLVLARSSLIAESLANGDLVEVLPRHRMDSPMGYWLLVGPRNALRPEIKAFCEWLQEQARVTRETIGEVPDPDTIDDLD is encoded by the coding sequence ATGCAGTTCTCCCAGACCCACCTGCGCACGCGCCCCATCGCCGCCGGCCAGCTGCGCGCCTTCGAGGCCGTGGCGCGCCACCTCAACTTCCGTGCCGCCGCCGACGAGATGGCCCTCACGCAGTCCGCCGTCAGCCGCCAGATCCAGGCCATCGAGGAGGACGTCGGCGTCGTCCTGTTCCTGCGCCACACGCGGGCGGTGGAACTCACCTCCGCGGGTGCCCAGCTGCTGCTGGCGGTGCAGCAGGCCCTGCCGCGCATCGACGGCGCGGTGCGCCAGATCCGCCAGAGCGCGGGCCGCCAGAGCGTCTCGCTCACCACCTTCGCCTCGTTCGCATCGATGTGGCTGATCCCGCGCCTGGAGGCGTTCCAGCGCGAGCAGCCCGGCATCGACATCCGCATCGACGCGAGCGACGCGGCCGTCGACCTCGACGTCGCCGATGTCGACATCGCGCTGCGCTACGGCCCGCGCGAGCACATGCCCCCCGGCGCGCTGCGGCTGTTCGGCGAGACGCTCACCCCGCTGGCGAGTCCCTGGCTGCTCAAGAGCAGCCCGCCGATCCGGGAACCCGCCGACCTCGCCGCCTTCACCCTGATCGAGGCCGGCGACGCCCACCGCACGCACCTCGAGTGGCTGACGTGGCGGCGCTGGTTCGAGCGCCACGGCGTGACGCGCGCCCAGCCCAGGCGCTGGCTCTACTTCAACTACGCCTACCAGATGGTGCAGGCGGCCCTGACCGGCCAGGGCCTGGTGCTCGCGCGCAGTTCGCTCATCGCCGAGAGCCTGGCCAACGGCGACCTGGTCGAGGTGCTGCCGCGCCACCGCATGGACTCGCCCATGGGCTACTGGCTGCTGGTGGGCCCGCGCAACGCCCTGCGCCCGGAGATCAAGGCCTTCTGCGAATGGCTGCAGGAACAGGCCCGCGTCACGCGCGAGACGATCGGCGAGGTGCCCGACCCCGACACGATCGACGACCTCGACTGA
- a CDS encoding DUF2917 domain-containing protein, with amino-acid sequence MSSAVLVSSSSDSPVSRSPSPMASGAAAAPRAEALTLVPGQAKSLRAGRAGVLRVTRGRLWATRDATRRRATEDLVLGPGDTLSLEAGERVVMEAWDGRGADCAWTVASPVALSR; translated from the coding sequence ATGTCCAGCGCCGTCCTCGTTTCCTCGTCGTCCGACTCGCCGGTGTCCCGGTCGCCGTCGCCGATGGCGTCCGGCGCGGCCGCGGCGCCACGCGCCGAAGCGCTGACGCTGGTTCCCGGCCAGGCGAAGAGCCTGCGGGCCGGGCGTGCCGGCGTGCTGCGGGTGACCCGGGGCCGGCTCTGGGCGACGCGCGACGCGACGCGCCGCCGGGCCACGGAAGACCTCGTGCTGGGGCCGGGCGACACGCTGTCGCTGGAAGCCGGCGAGCGCGTCGTGATGGAAGCCTGGGACGGGCGGGGCGCCGACTGCGCCTGGACCGTGGCGTCGCCCGTGGCGCTCAGCCGCTGA
- a CDS encoding BLUF domain-containing protein produces the protein MSTVHEILYCSVLAPDQPPGIVGRIVSQARARNTQHRITGLLVFDGLRFCQHVEGARDEVGALMRRIAHDPRHHAVRVVYEGARAQRRYQRFDLGFAQSEGADDMAGIHDLRGQAALDRFLLLRPGFDISG, from the coding sequence ATGTCCACCGTCCACGAAATCCTCTATTGCAGCGTCCTGGCACCGGACCAGCCCCCCGGCATCGTCGGGCGCATCGTCTCGCAGGCGCGGGCGCGCAACACGCAGCACCGCATCACCGGCCTGCTGGTCTTCGACGGCTTGCGGTTCTGCCAGCATGTCGAGGGCGCGCGCGACGAGGTCGGCGCGCTGATGCGACGCATCGCGCACGACCCCCGGCATCACGCGGTGCGCGTGGTCTACGAAGGGGCGCGCGCCCAGCGCCGCTACCAGCGCTTCGATCTGGGCTTCGCGCAGAGCGAGGGGGCCGACGACATGGCGGGCATCCACGACCTCCGGGGCCAGGCCGCCCTCGACCGCTTCCTGCTGCTGCGCCCGGGCTTCGACATCAGCGGCTGA
- a CDS encoding Crp/Fnr family transcriptional regulator — MRAEAPVCPPSCDACELRANPAFVGVADPELRTIQAFRHGTRAVVAGGAIVDEHRRSAWIFTLYSGWAFRYKTLSDGRRQILSFLLPGDFIGLQDEFAEGQTHGVEAATDATLCVFERDRLWELFHAQPRIGYDITWLAAREEKMLDDNLVTNGRRNAPERIAMLLMHLYRRAERLGMTRDGGVPFPFNQQHIADALGLSLVHTNKTLRRLQGLGLHRIEDGLLRLLEPHALQTLGDYFERPLRRVPLI; from the coding sequence ATGCGTGCCGAAGCCCCTGTCTGCCCTCCCTCCTGCGATGCCTGCGAATTGCGCGCCAATCCGGCGTTCGTCGGGGTGGCGGACCCGGAACTCCGCACGATTCAGGCGTTCCGCCACGGCACCCGCGCGGTGGTCGCGGGCGGCGCCATCGTCGACGAGCACCGGCGCAGCGCGTGGATCTTCACGCTCTACAGCGGCTGGGCCTTCCGCTACAAGACCCTGAGCGACGGCCGCCGCCAGATCCTGTCGTTCCTGTTGCCGGGCGACTTCATCGGCCTGCAGGACGAGTTCGCCGAAGGGCAGACCCACGGCGTCGAGGCCGCCACCGACGCCACGCTGTGCGTGTTCGAGCGCGACCGGCTCTGGGAGCTGTTCCACGCGCAGCCCAGGATCGGCTACGACATCACCTGGCTGGCGGCGCGCGAGGAGAAGATGCTCGACGACAACCTGGTGACGAACGGCCGGCGCAATGCGCCCGAACGCATCGCCATGCTGCTGATGCATCTCTACCGCCGTGCCGAGCGCCTCGGGATGACGCGCGACGGCGGCGTGCCGTTCCCCTTCAACCAGCAGCACATCGCCGACGCGCTGGGACTCTCGCTGGTGCACACCAACAAGACCTTGCGACGGCTCCAGGGGCTCGGACTGCACCGCATCGAGGACGGCCTGCTGCGGCTGCTGGAGCCCCACGCGCTGCAGACGCTGGGCGACTACTTCGAGCGGCCCCTGCGCCGGGTGCCGCTGATCTAG
- the glmU gene encoding bifunctional UDP-N-acetylglucosamine diphosphorylase/glucosamine-1-phosphate N-acetyltransferase GlmU translates to MSHPENPVPATCAIARPVDAIVMAAGKGTRMKSRLPKVLHRLGGQALVARVLDTASRLGGRHVVVVTGHGAEAVEAALSALPQGPGLRFARQMPQLGTGHAVQQAMPLLPDDGTVLVLSGDVPLIGEPALRALVEASGGERLALLTIAFDDPAGYGRVVRAPVAADGTEGRVLAIVEHKDADAAQRAIREVYSGVMAAPAHLLRDWLARIGNANAQGEYYLTDVVGFAVADGVPVVAHRIDDAAQVAGVNSPAQLAALERALQSRQAEALMARGVRLADPARFDLRGTLTCETDVEIDVNCVFEGAVFLGEGVRIGANCVIADARIEAGAIVHPFTHIDGERAGVTVGADARIGPFARLRPGARLGADVHIGNFVEVKNSTLAAGAKANHLAYLGDATVGERVNYGAGSITANYDGANKHRTVIGDDVHVGSNCVLIAPVEIGAGGTVGGGSTVNKSTAPGSLTVSRARQVSFANWKRPAKTPR, encoded by the coding sequence ATGAGCCACCCAGAGAATCCCGTCCCGGCAACCTGCGCGATCGCTCGTCCGGTCGATGCCATCGTCATGGCCGCCGGCAAGGGCACGCGCATGAAGAGCCGTCTGCCCAAGGTCCTGCACCGCCTGGGCGGCCAGGCGCTGGTGGCGCGCGTGCTGGACACCGCCTCGCGCCTGGGCGGCCGGCACGTCGTGGTCGTGACGGGCCATGGCGCGGAGGCGGTCGAGGCGGCCCTGTCGGCCCTGCCGCAGGGCCCCGGGTTGCGTTTCGCGCGTCAGATGCCCCAGCTGGGCACCGGCCATGCCGTGCAGCAGGCGATGCCGCTGCTGCCCGACGACGGCACGGTGCTGGTGCTCTCGGGCGACGTGCCGCTCATCGGCGAGCCGGCCCTGCGCGCGCTGGTCGAGGCGAGCGGCGGCGAGCGGCTGGCGCTGCTGACGATCGCGTTCGACGATCCCGCCGGCTACGGCCGCGTCGTGCGCGCGCCGGTGGCCGCCGACGGCACCGAAGGCCGGGTGCTGGCGATCGTCGAGCACAAGGACGCCGACGCGGCCCAGCGGGCCATCCGCGAGGTCTATAGCGGCGTGATGGCCGCGCCGGCGCACCTGCTGCGGGATTGGCTGGCACGCATCGGCAACGCCAACGCCCAGGGCGAGTACTACCTGACCGACGTCGTCGGCTTCGCCGTGGCCGATGGCGTGCCGGTGGTGGCCCACCGCATCGACGACGCCGCCCAGGTCGCCGGCGTCAACAGCCCGGCGCAACTCGCGGCGCTCGAACGCGCGCTGCAGTCGCGCCAGGCCGAGGCATTGATGGCCCGGGGCGTGCGGCTGGCCGATCCGGCCCGCTTCGACCTGCGCGGCACGCTGACGTGCGAGACGGACGTGGAGATCGACGTCAACTGCGTCTTCGAGGGTGCCGTCTTCCTGGGCGAAGGCGTGCGCATCGGCGCGAACTGCGTGATCGCCGACGCGCGCATCGAGGCCGGCGCGATCGTCCATCCGTTCACCCACATCGACGGCGAGCGCGCCGGCGTCACCGTCGGCGCCGACGCGCGCATCGGTCCGTTCGCCCGGCTGCGGCCGGGCGCCCGGCTCGGGGCCGACGTGCACATCGGAAACTTCGTCGAGGTGAAGAACTCGACGCTGGCCGCCGGTGCCAAGGCCAACCACCTGGCCTACCTGGGCGACGCCACGGTCGGCGAACGGGTGAACTACGGCGCCGGCAGCATCACGGCCAACTACGACGGCGCCAACAAGCACCGCACCGTCATCGGCGACGACGTGCACGTCGGCAGCAACTGCGTGCTGATCGCGCCGGTGGAGATCGGCGCGGGCGGCACGGTGGGCGGCGGCTCGACGGTCAACAAGAGCACCGCGCCCGGCAGCCTGACGGTCTCGCGCGCGCGCCAGGTGAGCTTCGCGAACTGGAAGCGTCCCGCGAAGACGCCGCGCTAG
- a CDS encoding Lrp/AsnC family transcriptional regulator, giving the protein MESIQLDPIDLRLLDALQRDASPTNQQLAASVDVSPPTCLRRVQRLRAAGLIEREIAVLSPARLAAVRGHGLEAVVEVSLDRQDDASLAAFESRASADEAVQQCYRVSPGPDFVLIVAARDMPGYLALSQRLFNADANVRNVKTFFSLKRAKFEPRVPLD; this is encoded by the coding sequence ATGGAATCCATCCAGCTCGATCCCATCGATCTTCGATTGCTCGACGCCCTGCAGCGCGATGCGTCGCCCACCAACCAGCAACTCGCCGCCAGCGTCGACGTCTCGCCGCCGACCTGCCTGCGCCGCGTGCAGCGGCTGCGCGCGGCCGGTCTGATCGAACGCGAGATCGCCGTGCTGTCGCCGGCCCGCCTCGCGGCGGTGCGCGGGCATGGCCTGGAGGCGGTGGTGGAGGTCTCGCTCGACCGGCAGGACGATGCCAGCCTGGCGGCCTTCGAGTCCCGCGCGAGCGCCGATGAGGCGGTGCAGCAGTGCTACCGGGTGTCCCCGGGACCGGATTTCGTCCTGATCGTCGCGGCACGCGACATGCCGGGCTACCTGGCGCTCTCGCAGCGGCTGTTCAACGCCGATGCGAACGTGCGCAACGTGAAGACCTTCTTCAGCCTGAAGCGCGCGAAATTCGAACCCCGGGTGCCGCTGGACTGA
- the glmS gene encoding glutamine--fructose-6-phosphate transaminase (isomerizing): MCGIVGAASHRNIVPVLVQGLQRLEYRGYDSCGVAVHAGGLTRTRTTSRVADLVAQVRDDHVEGLTGIAHTRWATHGAPAVHNAHPHFSLGPGVAAGDDTGTVRQARVGLVHNGIIENHEALRAGLEARGYVFTSQTDTEVIAHLVDSLHDGDLFEAVKAAVLQLRGAYAIAVIGRDEPHRVIGARAGSPLILGVGADGTENFLASDAMALAGVTDRIVYLEEGDVVDLQPGKYWIVDRAHRPLDAARRPVRTVQAHSGAAELGPYRHYMQKEIFEQPRAIADTLEGVEGIVPELFDGIGQDGATGASAHRVFKEIDRVLILACGTSYYSGCAAKYWLEGIAKVPTQVEIASEYRYRDSVPDARTLVVTITQSGETADTLAALKHARSLGMEHTLTICNVATSAMVRECKLAYITRAGVEIGVASTKAFTTQLAGLFLLTLALAQAKGRLGDEEEAAYLRQMRHLPVALQAVLALEPQIIGWSEDFARKENALFLGRGLHYPIALEGALKLKEVTYIHAEAYAAGELKHGPLALVTSEMPVVAVAPNDALLEKLKSNLQEVRARGGVLYVLADSDTHIGNGEGLHVIRMPGHYGALSPLLHVVPLQLLAYHTACARGTDVDKPRNLAKSVTVE, translated from the coding sequence ATGTGCGGCATCGTCGGCGCGGCTTCCCATCGCAACATCGTCCCGGTCCTCGTGCAGGGCCTCCAGCGGCTCGAATACCGGGGCTACGACTCGTGCGGCGTCGCCGTGCACGCGGGCGGGCTGACCCGCACGCGCACGACGTCGCGGGTGGCCGACCTCGTCGCGCAGGTGCGCGACGACCACGTCGAGGGCCTGACCGGCATCGCCCACACGCGCTGGGCCACGCACGGCGCGCCCGCCGTCCACAACGCGCATCCCCACTTCAGCCTGGGCCCGGGGGTCGCGGCCGGCGACGACACGGGCACGGTCCGCCAGGCCCGCGTGGGGCTGGTGCACAACGGCATCATCGAGAACCACGAGGCGTTGCGCGCCGGCCTGGAGGCGCGCGGCTACGTGTTCACGAGCCAGACCGACACCGAGGTCATCGCCCATCTGGTCGACAGCCTCCACGACGGCGACCTGTTCGAGGCCGTCAAGGCCGCCGTGCTGCAACTGCGCGGCGCCTACGCCATCGCGGTGATCGGCCGCGACGAGCCGCACCGCGTGATCGGGGCGCGCGCCGGATCGCCGCTGATCCTGGGCGTCGGGGCCGACGGCACCGAGAATTTCCTCGCCAGCGACGCGATGGCGCTGGCGGGCGTGACCGACCGGATCGTCTACCTGGAGGAGGGCGACGTCGTCGACCTGCAGCCGGGCAAGTACTGGATCGTCGACCGCGCGCACCGGCCGCTCGATGCCGCCCGACGCCCGGTGCGCACGGTGCAGGCGCACAGCGGCGCGGCCGAGCTCGGCCCCTACCGCCACTACATGCAGAAGGAGATCTTCGAGCAGCCGCGCGCCATCGCCGACACGCTCGAAGGCGTCGAGGGCATCGTGCCGGAACTGTTCGACGGCATCGGGCAGGACGGCGCGACGGGCGCGAGCGCGCACCGTGTCTTCAAGGAGATCGACCGCGTGCTGATCCTCGCCTGCGGCACCAGCTACTACAGCGGCTGCGCCGCCAAGTACTGGCTCGAAGGCATCGCCAAGGTCCCGACGCAGGTCGAGATCGCGAGCGAGTACCGCTATCGCGATTCCGTGCCCGACGCGCGCACCCTGGTCGTCACGATCACGCAGTCGGGCGAGACCGCCGACACGCTGGCCGCGCTCAAGCACGCGCGCAGCCTGGGCATGGAACACACGCTGACGATCTGCAACGTCGCCACCAGCGCCATGGTGCGAGAGTGCAAGCTGGCCTACATCACCCGCGCCGGGGTGGAGATCGGCGTGGCGTCGACCAAGGCGTTCACCACGCAGCTCGCCGGCCTGTTCCTGCTGACGCTCGCGCTCGCCCAGGCCAAGGGGCGCCTGGGCGACGAGGAGGAGGCCGCCTACCTCCGGCAGATGCGCCACCTGCCCGTCGCGCTGCAGGCGGTCCTGGCGCTGGAGCCGCAGATCATCGGCTGGTCGGAGGACTTCGCCCGCAAGGAGAACGCCCTGTTCCTCGGCCGCGGGCTGCACTACCCGATCGCCCTGGAAGGCGCGCTCAAGCTCAAGGAAGTGACCTACATCCATGCCGAGGCCTATGCCGCGGGCGAACTCAAGCACGGTCCGCTGGCCCTGGTGACGAGCGAGATGCCCGTGGTGGCCGTGGCGCCCAACGACGCGCTGCTCGAAAAACTCAAGAGCAACCTCCAGGAAGTGCGGGCCCGCGGCGGCGTGCTGTATGTGCTGGCCGACAGCGACACCCACATCGGCAACGGCGAGGGCCTGCACGTGATCCGCATGCCGGGCCACTACGGTGCCCTGTCGCCGCTGCTGCACGTGGTCCCGCTCCAGCTGCTGGCCTATCACACCGCCTGCGCGCGCGGCACGGACGTCGACAAGCCCCGCAACCTGGCCAAAAGCGTCACCGTCGAGTGA